One window of the Trifolium pratense cultivar HEN17-A07 linkage group LG2, ARS_RC_1.1, whole genome shotgun sequence genome contains the following:
- the LOC123908012 gene encoding uncharacterized protein LOC123908012 isoform X7, protein MMMMMMMMIDEVVIAEGIVEIEEDNLQKRFVVPQPQRLVEYHYQETALVILVEEILAEFLFLKENSMEDHFPVLNLKFQVLNLSFQVLNLILEVIQPWCVVVSFSKKTDWNNAFAPRRHG, encoded by the exons atgatgatgatgatgatgatgatgatcgaCGAGGTGGTGATTGCTGAAGGGATAGTGGAAATTGAAGAAGATAATCTTCAGAAGAGGTTTGTTGTTCCTCAGCCTCAGAGGTTGGTTGAATATCATTATCAGGAGACTGCTCTTGTGATTCTTGTGGAGGAGATTCTGGCGGAATTCTTGTTCTTGAAGGAGAATTCGATGGAGGATCATTTTCCG GTGCTGAATTTGAAGTTCCAGGTGCTAAATCTGAGTTTCCAGGTGCTGAATTTGATTTTGGAGGTGATTCAGCCATGGTGTGTGGTTGTTTCTTTCTCAAAGAAAACAGA
- the LOC123908012 gene encoding uncharacterized protein LOC123908012 isoform X6, with product MMMMMMMMIDEVVIAEGIVEIEEDNLQKRFVVPQPQRLVEYHYQETALVILVEEILAEFLFLKENSMEDHFPVLNSKFQVLNLKFQVLNLSFQVLNLILEVIQPWCVVVSFSKKTDWNNAFAPRRHG from the exons atgatgatgatgatgatgatgatgatcgaCGAGGTGGTGATTGCTGAAGGGATAGTGGAAATTGAAGAAGATAATCTTCAGAAGAGGTTTGTTGTTCCTCAGCCTCAGAGGTTGGTTGAATATCATTATCAGGAGACTGCTCTTGTGATTCTTGTGGAGGAGATTCTGGCGGAATTCTTGTTCTTGAAGGAGAATTCGATGGAGGATCATTTTCCG GTGCTGAATTCGAAGTTCCAG GTGCTGAATTTGAAGTTCCAGGTGCTAAATCTGAGTTTCCAGGTGCTGAATTTGATTTTGGAGGTGATTCAGCCATGGTGTGTGGTTGTTTCTTTCTCAAAGAAAACAGA
- the LOC123908012 gene encoding uncharacterized protein LOC123908012 isoform X5: MMMMMMMMIDEVVIAEGIVEIEEDNLQKRFVVPQPQRLVEYHYQETALVILVEEILAEFLFLKENSMEDHFPVTSLLFLVEVCQLALLQLMNLSFQVLNSKFQVLNLILEVIQPWCVVVSFSKKTDWNNAFAPRRHG, translated from the exons atgatgatgatgatgatgatgatgatcgaCGAGGTGGTGATTGCTGAAGGGATAGTGGAAATTGAAGAAGATAATCTTCAGAAGAGGTTTGTTGTTCCTCAGCCTCAGAGGTTGGTTGAATATCATTATCAGGAGACTGCTCTTGTGATTCTTGTGGAGGAGATTCTGGCGGAATTCTTGTTCTTGAAGGAGAATTCGATGGAGGATCATTTTCCGGTGACTTCACTTCTTTTTCTGGTGGAGGTATGTCAATTGGCTTTGCTGCAGTTGATGAATCTGAGTTTCCAGGTGCTGAATTCGAAGTTCCAGGTGCTGAATCTGATTTTGGAGGTGATTCAGCCATG GTGTGTGGTTGTTTCTTTCTCAAAGAAAACAGA
- the LOC123908012 gene encoding uncharacterized protein LOC123908012 isoform X2 → MMMMMMMMIDEVVIAEGIVEIEEDNLQKRFVVPQPQRLVEYHYQETALVILVEEILAEFLFLKENSMEDHFPVTSLLFLVEVCQLALLQLMNLSFQVLNSKFQVLNLKFQVLNLSFQVLNLILEVIQPWCVVVSFSKKTEIKQLW, encoded by the exons atgatgatgatgatgatgatgatgatcgaCGAGGTGGTGATTGCTGAAGGGATAGTGGAAATTGAAGAAGATAATCTTCAGAAGAGGTTTGTTGTTCCTCAGCCTCAGAGGTTGGTTGAATATCATTATCAGGAGACTGCTCTTGTGATTCTTGTGGAGGAGATTCTGGCGGAATTCTTGTTCTTGAAGGAGAATTCGATGGAGGATCATTTTCCGGTGACTTCACTTCTTTTTCTGGTGGAGGTATGTCAATTGGCTTTGCTGCAGTTGATGAATCTGAGTTTCCAGGTGCTGAATTCGAAGTTCCAG GTGCTGAATTTGAAGTTCCAGGTGCTAAATCTGAGTTTCCAGGTGCTGAATTTGATTTTGGAGGTGATTCAGCCATGGTGTGTGGTTGTTTCTTTCTCAAAGAAAACAGA
- the LOC123908012 gene encoding uncharacterized protein LOC123908012 isoform X3 gives MMMMMMMMIDEVVIAEGIVEIEEDNLQKRFVVPQPQRLVEYHYQETALVILVEEILAEFLFLKENSMEDHFPVSSLLFLVEVCQLALLQLMNLSFQVLNLKFQVLNLSFQVLNLILEVIQPWCVVVSFSKKTDWNNAFAPRRHG, from the exons atgatgatgatgatgatgatgatgatcgaCGAGGTGGTGATTGCTGAAGGGATAGTGGAAATTGAAGAAGATAATCTTCAGAAGAGGTTTGTTGTTCCTCAGCCTCAGAGGTTGGTTGAATATCATTATCAGGAGACTGCTCTTGTGATTCTTGTGGAGGAGATTCTGGCGGAATTCTTGTTCTTGAAG GAGAATTCGATGGAGGATCATTTTCCGGTGAGTTCACTTCTTTTTCTGGTGGAGGTATGTCAATTGGCTTTGCTGCAGTTGATGAATCTGAGTTTCCAGGTGCTGAATTTGAAGTTCCAGGTGCTAAATCTGAGTTTCCAGGTGCTGAATTTGATTTTGGAGGTGATTCAGCCATGGTGTGTGGTTGTTTCTTTCTCAAAGAAAACAGA
- the LOC123908012 gene encoding uncharacterized protein LOC123908012 isoform X1, which translates to MMMMMMMMIDEVVIAEGIVEIEEDNLQKRFVVPQPQRLVEYHYQETALVILVEEILAEFLFLKENSMEDHFPVTSLLFLVEVCQLALLQLMNLSFQVLNSKFQVLNLKFQVLNLSFQVLNLILEVIQPWCVVVSFSKKTDWNNAFAPRRHG; encoded by the exons atgatgatgatgatgatgatgatgatcgaCGAGGTGGTGATTGCTGAAGGGATAGTGGAAATTGAAGAAGATAATCTTCAGAAGAGGTTTGTTGTTCCTCAGCCTCAGAGGTTGGTTGAATATCATTATCAGGAGACTGCTCTTGTGATTCTTGTGGAGGAGATTCTGGCGGAATTCTTGTTCTTGAAGGAGAATTCGATGGAGGATCATTTTCCGGTGACTTCACTTCTTTTTCTGGTGGAGGTATGTCAATTGGCTTTGCTGCAGTTGATGAATCTGAGTTTCCAGGTGCTGAATTCGAAGTTCCAG GTGCTGAATTTGAAGTTCCAGGTGCTAAATCTGAGTTTCCAGGTGCTGAATTTGATTTTGGAGGTGATTCAGCCATGGTGTGTGGTTGTTTCTTTCTCAAAGAAAACAGA